The Fulvivirga ligni genome window below encodes:
- the fahA gene encoding fumarylacetoacetase — MNIKANDPSLKSWVEIPSDSDFPIQNLPFGIFSTDYLEAGAGVAIGNHILDLTYLHENGFLDGLGLPAGVFNQKYLNDFIGLGKQVAREVRGRISELLNVENDELQSQVAARELSLIPMDEAQMHMPIRVPNYTDFYSSEYHAANVGTMFRDEENALFPNWKHLPVGYHGRASSIVASGVDIHRPYGQLKPAEVEKPFFGASKRLDFELEMAFITCKENGLGNPVSLSESDDYIFGFVLFNDWSARDVQVWEYVPLGPFLAKSFASSMSPWIVTADALEPFKVNGPKQDPEVLPYLQYEGSKNYDIDLQVFIQPDNDVANLVCSTNFKHMYWNVNQQLAHQTMNGCNLQVGDMYASGTISGPDEGSFGSMLELAWKGTKPIQLKNGQKRSFLEDGDTVIMKGQCERNGVKIGFGELKNKVLPSKNKDS; from the coding sequence ATGAATATAAAGGCAAATGACCCATCGTTAAAAAGTTGGGTAGAGATTCCATCTGATTCTGATTTTCCGATTCAGAATTTACCATTTGGTATTTTTAGTACTGATTACCTGGAAGCTGGCGCTGGTGTAGCTATTGGTAATCATATTTTAGATCTTACCTATTTGCATGAAAATGGCTTTTTAGATGGATTAGGATTGCCGGCAGGAGTCTTTAATCAGAAGTATTTAAATGATTTTATCGGTTTAGGTAAGCAAGTAGCGCGGGAGGTAAGAGGCAGAATATCTGAGCTTTTGAATGTAGAAAATGATGAGCTTCAAAGTCAGGTGGCCGCTAGAGAGCTATCCCTGATCCCTATGGATGAAGCACAGATGCACATGCCGATAAGGGTTCCGAATTATACTGATTTTTATAGTAGTGAGTATCATGCAGCTAATGTTGGCACTATGTTTAGAGATGAGGAAAATGCCTTGTTTCCTAACTGGAAGCATCTTCCGGTAGGTTATCATGGTAGGGCATCTTCTATTGTGGCCTCAGGAGTAGATATTCATAGACCATATGGACAGTTAAAGCCAGCTGAGGTTGAAAAGCCATTCTTTGGAGCTTCAAAAAGGCTTGATTTTGAATTGGAAATGGCCTTTATTACTTGTAAAGAAAACGGACTTGGAAATCCGGTATCTCTTTCTGAATCAGATGATTACATATTTGGTTTTGTCTTATTTAATGATTGGTCTGCTCGTGATGTGCAGGTGTGGGAATATGTGCCATTAGGACCATTTTTAGCTAAGAGTTTTGCCTCATCCATGTCTCCCTGGATAGTAACGGCCGATGCTCTGGAACCATTTAAAGTGAATGGCCCTAAACAGGATCCCGAGGTGTTACCTTATCTTCAATATGAAGGAAGTAAGAATTATGATATTGATCTTCAGGTGTTTATTCAACCTGATAATGATGTGGCCAATTTAGTGTGTTCTACCAATTTCAAGCATATGTATTGGAATGTAAATCAGCAGCTGGCACATCAAACCATGAATGGCTGTAATTTGCAGGTCGGAGATATGTATGCTTCCGGCACCATTAGCGGACCAGATGAAGGTAGCTTTGGTTCTATGCTGGAGTTAGCCTGGAAAGGTACTAAGCCTATTCAACTCAAGAATGGTCAAAAGAGATCATTTTTGGAAGATGGAGATACCGTGATAATGAAAGGTCAATGTGAAAGAAATGGTGTAAAAATTGGCTTTGGAGAGTTGAAAAATAAAGTTTTACCCTCAAAAAATAAAGACTCATGA
- a CDS encoding flavin reductase family protein — protein sequence MIIDPSTEALNKLHGILVGAVAPRPIAFASTIDAKGNVNLSPFSYFNVFSVNPPILVFSPSRRGRDNTTKDTQDNVLEVPEVVISTVNYSIVEQMSLSSTEYDKGVNEFVKSGLTPIPSTKIKPPRVAEAPVSFECKVIDVQPLGENGGAGNLVLCEVLLVHINDDILDENEVIDPYKLDAVARMGANWYCRAQGDAIFEIPKPLRRLGVGVDQIPESIRNSDVLTGNNLGRLGNVEVLPTQDEINAYIENNVLVEDVKELHIQAKQHLDNGDVLTAWKVLLYADSL from the coding sequence ATGATTATAGATCCGAGTACCGAAGCTTTAAATAAGCTACATGGCATATTAGTAGGTGCAGTGGCTCCCAGGCCCATTGCATTTGCTAGCACAATAGATGCTAAGGGAAATGTAAACCTGAGCCCTTTTAGCTATTTCAATGTATTCAGTGTTAATCCGCCTATTCTTGTGTTTTCTCCTTCCAGGCGAGGAAGAGATAATACTACTAAAGATACTCAGGATAATGTGCTCGAGGTGCCGGAGGTGGTAATCAGCACGGTGAATTATTCTATAGTGGAGCAAATGTCATTATCAAGCACGGAATATGACAAGGGTGTAAATGAGTTCGTGAAATCGGGTTTAACACCGATTCCCTCTACCAAAATAAAGCCACCAAGAGTAGCTGAAGCTCCGGTTTCTTTTGAATGTAAAGTGATAGATGTACAACCTTTAGGTGAAAACGGTGGCGCTGGTAATCTCGTACTTTGTGAGGTACTCCTGGTTCATATTAATGATGATATCCTGGATGAAAATGAAGTAATTGATCCATACAAACTAGATGCTGTGGCCAGAATGGGAGCCAACTGGTATTGCAGAGCTCAGGGAGATGCTATTTTCGAGATACCTAAGCCACTACGCAGACTAGGGGTTGGCGTGGATCAAATTCCTGAGTCTATCAGAAATAGTGATGTGCTAACGGGTAATAACTTAGGCAGATTGGGCAATGTAGAAGTGCTTCCTACTCAAGATGAAATAAATGCCTATATCGAAAATAATGTGCTAGTGGAGGATGTGAAGGAATTACATATACAGGCGAAGCAACACCTCGATAATGGAGATGTGCTTACCGCCTGGAAAGTGCTCTTATATGCAGATAGTTTATAA
- a CDS encoding universal stress protein yields MKTLSPINNILIAYDGSKPSRNALNYAIALTKILHGKLTILKSYNVPVETTTTDAATGVYPISLTDFKEATEDELNQLSSEFTELHEIDYFTTTSPGMLAQALNIYSEEYPVDLIIMGTHGASGWEQFLGGSTTANMVGSIDSPLWVIPENALYRNPQNIAIAIDPDHIPEKEKLRFMELMDNAFDINISVIYVAEKDVSGIHQLKTSIGKEATFVRLDGDVDNAINEYTSHNNIDTLFVIHKDRNFISDLFHKSMSKKIVSTTKIPVVVL; encoded by the coding sequence ATGAAAACCTTAAGCCCCATAAATAACATATTAATTGCTTACGATGGCTCAAAACCCTCTAGAAATGCATTAAACTACGCTATAGCATTAACAAAAATCCTCCACGGAAAACTCACTATACTTAAAAGTTACAATGTACCTGTAGAAACAACCACCACAGATGCCGCTACAGGTGTGTATCCTATTTCACTAACAGACTTTAAAGAGGCCACTGAAGATGAACTCAATCAACTGTCCTCAGAATTTACTGAACTGCATGAAATTGATTATTTCACAACCACCTCTCCGGGAATGCTGGCACAAGCATTGAACATCTATTCCGAAGAATATCCCGTTGACTTGATAATCATGGGGACACACGGCGCGTCAGGTTGGGAGCAATTTTTAGGTGGTTCAACTACTGCCAACATGGTTGGAAGTATTGACAGCCCTTTATGGGTAATTCCTGAAAATGCTCTTTACCGTAATCCACAAAATATAGCGATAGCCATTGACCCTGATCACATTCCAGAGAAGGAAAAATTAAGGTTTATGGAACTGATGGATAATGCTTTTGACATTAACATTTCTGTAATCTATGTGGCTGAAAAAGATGTAAGTGGGATTCATCAATTAAAGACATCCATTGGCAAAGAAGCCACCTTTGTTAGATTAGATGGCGACGTTGACAATGCTATTAATGAATATACGTCCCACAATAACATTGATACCCTTTTCGTTATTCACAAGGACAGAAACTTTATTTCTGACTTGTTTCACAAAAGCATGAGTAAAAAGATAGTTTCTACAACCAAAATACCTGTGGTAGTATTATAA
- the pbpC gene encoding penicillin-binding protein 1C: MKQLLLKYRYYWLGLVGVLLLVYIFILPSSLFNDPYSTVITSSERQLLSASVAEDGQWRFPALDSVPEKYATAVTYFEDESFYWHPGVNPFSLVRATVQNVRKGHVVSGGSTITMQVVRMSRKDKPRTFWQKCIEIVLATRLEWSYSKEEILSTYASHAPFGGNVVGLRAATWRYFNRNPDDLSWGEAALLAVLPNSPALIHPGRNRDELQAKRDRLLRKLRDNEVIDSLTAELAMAETIPSEPLPLPQRAPHLLTRAINDGKAQQNLQTTIRAGLQDRVTQILETHHRHLKANEVHNAAAIVADVKTGEVLAYVGNVVLAGKEYDSQVDVITAPRSTGSILKPFLYAAMMDEGQLLPKMLIPDIPVFINGFAPKNFSKTYDGAVPADRALARSLNVPAVQLLRQYRYEKFHSLLKELGMTTLTNSADHYGLSLVLGGAEGSLWDISGMYAGMARSLNFYSEHTDRFKYNQQNYKPLTYLTREDTAEKRSKNGLLSAPSIYHTFTSMLEVYRPIEESAWKIFESSQKIAWKTGTSFGYRDGWAVGVTSDYVVGVWVGNADGEGRPGLTGVEAAAPIMFDIFDLMPKSSWFKEPLQEMISLPICAVSGYQANEYCTEVDTVNVIKYGQTLHQCPYHKLVHLDQSGYRVTSDCESVNNMDHVSWFVLPPVQEFYYRSKHPSYKKMPSLRSDCQLINAEIMELIYPKPNAEIFIPRELDGTPGRAVFEVAHRRPETTIYWHLNDVYIGETKRIHQMSVNPGGGDYELTLVDENGMSIKQSFTIISK; the protein is encoded by the coding sequence GTGAAGCAATTATTATTGAAGTATAGGTATTATTGGTTGGGGCTGGTCGGAGTTTTACTGTTAGTATATATTTTCATATTGCCTTCTAGTTTATTTAATGACCCATACTCCACCGTCATCACCTCGTCAGAAAGACAACTGCTTTCCGCATCTGTTGCTGAAGATGGGCAATGGCGTTTTCCCGCTTTAGATTCTGTGCCCGAAAAATATGCCACGGCTGTTACCTATTTTGAGGATGAGTCTTTTTATTGGCATCCTGGTGTTAATCCATTTTCTCTGGTCAGAGCCACTGTTCAAAACGTTAGAAAGGGCCATGTGGTAAGTGGAGGAAGTACCATCACTATGCAGGTGGTGCGCATGAGTAGAAAAGATAAACCACGAACTTTTTGGCAAAAGTGCATCGAAATTGTGTTGGCCACTCGTTTAGAATGGAGTTATTCAAAGGAAGAAATTCTTTCTACTTATGCATCTCATGCACCTTTCGGAGGTAACGTAGTGGGATTAAGGGCAGCTACCTGGCGTTACTTTAACAGAAATCCTGATGACTTAAGCTGGGGCGAAGCCGCTTTACTTGCGGTACTTCCTAATAGTCCGGCGCTCATTCACCCGGGTAGAAATCGGGATGAATTGCAGGCTAAAAGAGATAGGCTGCTGCGAAAATTGAGAGATAATGAGGTGATCGACAGCTTAACCGCTGAGTTAGCTATGGCTGAAACCATTCCTTCTGAGCCTCTGCCTTTGCCTCAAAGAGCACCACACCTCCTTACGAGAGCCATTAATGATGGTAAGGCTCAGCAAAACCTGCAGACCACTATCAGGGCAGGCCTTCAAGATAGAGTTACACAAATCTTAGAAACTCATCACCGACATTTAAAAGCCAATGAAGTGCACAATGCGGCGGCTATAGTAGCTGATGTAAAAACTGGGGAAGTGCTGGCGTATGTTGGGAATGTAGTTCTGGCTGGGAAGGAGTATGATAGTCAGGTAGATGTAATAACGGCACCTCGAAGTACCGGAAGCATTCTTAAGCCTTTTTTATACGCTGCCATGATGGATGAAGGGCAGCTACTTCCCAAAATGTTAATTCCAGATATTCCAGTATTTATAAACGGCTTCGCTCCAAAAAATTTCTCAAAAACATATGATGGAGCCGTTCCGGCAGATAGGGCTTTAGCGCGGTCTCTAAATGTGCCGGCGGTTCAGTTATTAAGACAGTACAGGTATGAAAAATTTCATTCCCTGTTAAAAGAGTTAGGCATGACCACACTAACTAACTCCGCAGATCATTACGGTTTATCACTGGTCCTTGGCGGTGCAGAAGGATCTTTGTGGGACATCTCCGGAATGTATGCAGGCATGGCCAGATCTCTTAATTTTTATTCCGAGCATACAGATCGTTTCAAATATAATCAGCAGAACTATAAGCCCTTGACCTATCTGACTCGAGAGGATACTGCTGAAAAACGCAGTAAAAATGGACTTTTAAGTGCCCCTTCCATATATCACACATTCACTTCTATGCTTGAAGTTTATCGACCAATAGAAGAATCAGCATGGAAAATCTTTGAATCATCACAAAAAATTGCATGGAAAACCGGCACTAGCTTCGGTTACAGAGATGGCTGGGCGGTGGGTGTTACGTCAGATTATGTGGTGGGTGTATGGGTAGGTAATGCTGATGGCGAAGGCCGACCTGGTCTTACCGGAGTAGAGGCTGCAGCCCCAATAATGTTCGATATTTTTGATTTAATGCCTAAATCATCCTGGTTTAAGGAGCCTTTGCAAGAAATGATTAGTTTGCCTATTTGCGCTGTTAGTGGATATCAGGCAAATGAATATTGCACAGAAGTGGATACAGTAAATGTGATAAAATATGGGCAAACCTTACATCAATGTCCCTACCACAAATTGGTACATTTAGATCAGAGCGGTTACCGAGTAACTTCTGACTGTGAGTCGGTAAATAACATGGATCATGTGAGTTGGTTTGTATTGCCTCCTGTGCAGGAGTTTTATTACCGATCTAAGCATCCTTCATACAAGAAAATGCCTTCATTAAGATCTGATTGTCAGTTGATTAATGCTGAAATAATGGAGCTTATTTACCCCAAGCCGAATGCTGAAATATTCATCCCTAGAGAACTGGATGGGACACCGGGTAGGGCCGTGTTTGAAGTAGCCCACCGCAGGCCTGAAACTACCATTTATTGGCATTTAAATGATGTTTATATTGGTGAAACAAAGAGGATCCATCAGATGTCCGTTAACCCTGGGGGAGGTGACTATGAGTTGACCCTGGTAGATGAAAATGGTATGAGTATAAAGCAGAGTTTTACCATTATTTCTAAGTAA